AAGCCGCTCCCTGGTATCGCCCGGCAGGATCGGCTCGTCATCTACTTCTTCGGAACACGGGTCACGCGCGGTATCAACCCATTTGTTATTTCGTACGCCAGCGCAGAGGATCTGACGCGGAATGCGACCACTGTTGCGGCCATGGCAGGGTTTCAGCAGCTGCCGAGCTCCGCGCTGGCCGTCGCCGACGCCGAGCCACGGCTCACGCCTGGTGCAGCGGTCAGCGTCAACTACTTCGATGTTCTCGGGGTCCGGCTGCTTGCTGGACGAACGTTTCGCACCGAAGAGGATCGAACTCCCGGGGGCGAGCCCCTGGTCGTGCTCTCCGAACGTCGAGCGCGCGACTTTTTCGGCTCGGCCGAGGCCGCCGTCGGGCGGACCGTCTTGGTCAACAGTGTGCCGTTCACCGTCATCGGCGTAGCGCCCGGCTCGTTCGCGGGGACCGATGCTGAATCCCATGAGGACTTCTGGATCCCCGGGATGGCGTACGTGCGAGCGACGCAGTTCCCGCCGGAACTCTGGGCCCGCCGACCGTCGAGCAGACCACCGCCGAGCTGACCGGGCGGCTCCGGGCACTTGCTGCCATGGACCCGCGTCGGAAGGCCCGATTCCAGACTGTCGGTGCGATGCTTCAACCGGGATTTGCCGCGCCCGCAACGACACGGCCCGTCGCGCTGCGCGCCGTGCAACTCATGGCTGGCGTCGCAGCTCTCCTGGTGCTGCTCGGCGTGGCCAACGTCGCGAATCTGCTCCTCTTTCGCGGCGTCGCAGGCGCTCGAGACGTCGCCACCCGCAAAATTCTTGGCGCTTCGACGAGGCGCCTCGTACAACTCCGGCTGGTGGAGAGCCTGATGCTTGCGCTCGCCGGAGCCGTGGCGGGTGTGGGCGTCGCGCTCGCGTTGGGTGAGCTTTTCGCTGGATTTGCCGTTCCGGCGCTCGGCTCGATCAACGTGGTGATGGATTGGCGGGTGCTCACGGCCACAGCATGCCTGGCGATCCTCGTGGGCGCGGGCTTTGGCCTGGCCCCGGCGCTCCTGGCGGCGCGCAGCTCAATTCCGGGCACGCTGGGACGCGGCGCGCGAGCCGAGCTGCCGCGCGCGACGCGACTGCGGCACACGCTCGCGGCCTCGCAAATCGCGCTCTCGCTGGCGCTGCTCGTGGGCGCGCTGCTCTTCCTGTCCACCCTTCTCAATCTGCACGCGGTCGATCTGGGCTTCGATCCGTCCGGCGTGGTGATGGTTCCTTTGAACCTCAGAATGCACGGCTACTCGTCGGCGCGCGCGCTCGACTACGAACAGCGACTAGGCGACGCGCTGCGGCACGAGCCCGGCGTGCAATCGGTGGCGCTGGCGTCCGAGGCCCCGTTCTTCGGCCGCGCCATCGGCTTGGACGTGTACCTGCCCGGGGCCGACCCGAAGACCGCCACCGAAGTACCAGTGAACGCCGTCGACAGCGAATATTTCCGCACGCTGAACCTCCCGCTGGTGCGGGGCCGCGCGCTGAGCCACGATGAAGCCTTTGGCGCCACGCCAGACGCGCCGTCTGATGACGAGGCTGTCGTCCTCAGCGAGACGCTCGCGCGCGCGCTCTTCGGCTCGAGCGACGTCGTGGGCCGACGATTACTCATGCCGCGGTATCGGGCGGCGCCCTCCACGCTCCGTATCGTCGGCGTGGCGCGGCAAGCGCATTTTGGAGCGGTCGATAAGCCGCCGGATCCCGTGCTCTATGTGCCGCTGACGCATTTTCCCGCCGGCGAACCGTTTCTGCTCATGCGATCGACATTCACACCAGAGCGAGCCCGTCGGATCATTGCGAGGGTGGCGGCGGCGATCGATCCGGCCGTGCCCGTCGCTCCGGATCGGACGTTCGCCGCCATCATCGATCAGCGTCTCGGTCAGCAGCGGCTGTTTGCACGGCTGCTCGGCCTGCTCGCCTCGATTGCTTTTCTGCTTTCCGGCGTCGGCCTGCACGGACTGCTAGCGCAGACGGTGACCGAGCGGCGGCATGAATTCGGCATTCGGCTCGCGATCGGTGCCGACCCATCACAGATCATGCGATGCGTGCTGCGGCAGGCCGCCATTCTTGGGGCCACGGGTCTTGTCGCCGGTCTCGCGCTCGCCTGGATTCTCGGCCGTGTCGTCGAGAGTCGGCTCTTCGGCATCACAAGCCGTGACCCCGCGATTTACACCGCGGCCGCCTTCACGATGGTGCTCGTCATCGCAGTCGCGACATTCATCCCCGCTCGTGCCGCGACGCGCGTGAATCCCGTCGATATGTTGAAGCAGGAATAAGCGTCGGGCTTCACCCGAGGCAACCGACGGCGAAGCGCACTGTGCGAGTCACCATCCGACGTCCTCGCTCCGCCGAGTGCCGTTCCGATAGAGGCCGAGGCTGCCATCTCAACGCCAAATCGTCACGACCTCCCAGCCATGCGTGATTAATAGCCAGGACCGGGAGCGAAGATCGCGGCCCACCGGCTCTTGCGCTTGCTTCGCCGATATCAGCCTTTCCCGATCGCAATCACATGGTCCCTGGTCCTAACCCATGCAAACCATTTGAGGATGTTGACATTCTACATGGTATGGGTGTAGGCTGCCCACATGACCAAAACGACTCGTTATCAAAACCGAATCGAGTTGCTGCAAGGCACTCTCGATCTGCTGATTCTCCAGACGCTCCAATGGGGACCGCAGCACGGTTATGGAATCAGCCAGGCAATCCGCACAAATTCCGGCGAGGTCCTTCACGCCGACACAGGATCACTTTATCCAGCCTTGCACCGGCTTGAGCGCAAGGGGTGGGTTGCAGCCACCTGGAAGATCTCCGGCAACAAGCAGCGGACCAAAGTATATCGCCTGACGGCGTCCGGCAAGAGGCAGCTCGCTGACGAACATTCCCGTTGGGCGCAGTTCGTCGAAGCTATGCGACGCGCTATGACACCGGTCAAAGGAGTCTGAACTGTGAACCTTTTCAGATGGCGGCACCACAAAGAGCAGGATCTTCAGGATGAGATTCACTCACACCTCGAGATGGCGATCCGCGATCGAGTGGAGCGGGGCGAGACAGAGGCCGAAGCCTCGTACGCGGTGCGTCGAGAGTTCGGGAATGTCGAGCTGGTCAAGGAAATCACGCGGGACACTTGGGGATTCAGGTGGTTGGAACGGCTGCTGCGTGACTTTCGCCTTGTCCTGCGCGGCCTGGGCCGGGCACCCGGACCAGCCGTGCTCATCATCCTCACGCTGGGACTGGCCGTCGGCGCCAATTCCGCCACCTTCTCGTTGATCGATCGCGTCGCGTTGCGGCCGCTGCCCGTCGAGAAGCCGTACGAGATTGTGAGGGTGAACGCGCCCTTGCTTCCCTACGATCTGGGGGTGGGCGCCGTGATGAGGGGCAGCAGCAAAGTGAAGGGGATGGCCTACCCGCTCTTCCAATCGCTGCGCGCCGGCCTGTCGCGGCCGTTCAGTGCGATGGCCGCCTACCGGCCCTGGCGGTTCACCTTGTCGGCCGAA
The sequence above is a segment of the Terriglobia bacterium genome. Coding sequences within it:
- a CDS encoding ABC transporter permease, yielding MAGTIREWVLRMWATLRRRRTDADLEEELKAHLAFAAEDAQHSGKGPNEADRAARLRAGGLSQALDALRDQRGLPFVDAALSDLRYAMRALIKRPLLSVTAIVSIACSLGPATAVLGIGEALFFKPLPGIARQDRLVIYFFGTRVTRGINPFVISYASAEDLTRNATTVAAMAGFQQLPSSALAVADAEPRLTPGAAVSVNYFDVLGVRLLAGRTFRTEEDRTPGGEPLVVLSERRARDFFGSAEAAVGRTVLVNSVPFTVIGVAPGSFAGTDAESHEDFWIPGMAYVRATQFPPELWARRPSSRPPPS
- a CDS encoding ABC transporter permease; the protein is MLQPGFAAPATTRPVALRAVQLMAGVAALLVLLGVANVANLLLFRGVAGARDVATRKILGASTRRLVQLRLVESLMLALAGAVAGVGVALALGELFAGFAVPALGSINVVMDWRVLTATACLAILVGAGFGLAPALLAARSSIPGTLGRGARAELPRATRLRHTLAASQIALSLALLVGALLFLSTLLNLHAVDLGFDPSGVVMVPLNLRMHGYSSARALDYEQRLGDALRHEPGVQSVALASEAPFFGRAIGLDVYLPGADPKTATEVPVNAVDSEYFRTLNLPLVRGRALSHDEAFGATPDAPSDDEAVVLSETLARALFGSSDVVGRRLLMPRYRAAPSTLRIVGVARQAHFGAVDKPPDPVLYVPLTHFPAGEPFLLMRSTFTPERARRIIARVAAAIDPAVPVAPDRTFAAIIDQRLGQQRLFARLLGLLASIAFLLSGVGLHGLLAQTVTERRHEFGIRLAIGADPSQIMRCVLRQAAILGATGLVAGLALAWILGRVVESRLFGITSRDPAIYTAAAFTMVLVIAVATFIPARAATRVNPVDMLKQE
- a CDS encoding PadR family transcriptional regulator codes for the protein MTKTTRYQNRIELLQGTLDLLILQTLQWGPQHGYGISQAIRTNSGEVLHADTGSLYPALHRLERKGWVAATWKISGNKQRTKVYRLTASGKRQLADEHSRWAQFVEAMRRAMTPVKGV